The stretch of DNA ACGATAAAATCTATAACACTAAACTTATATTTGAATTTTTGGAACTGCCCTAATGTAACTGTTTTTAGTTTTTTCAGATACTCCTGACGCGATATTTCAACGACACCAAAATTTTTCAGATGCGGTGTAGTATATTGTGTGTCTAAAAGTTTGAAACCCCGTTCCTTTAATGTTTCGACTAATGCAACCAGTGCAACCTTAGATGCATCCTTCATTAAACTGAACATAGATTCACCGAAAAAAGCGCCGCCGAGTGCAACTCCATACAATCCGCCTACTAGTTTTTTGTTGTGCCAGCTTTCAATGCTATGAGCATAGCCAAGTCGGTGAAGTTCGAGGTAGCTCTGAACTATTTCTTCTGATATCCATGTCTCATCCCTTTTAGCACAACTCCGAATTACGTCTTCGAACGCATGGTCAATTCGTATCTCGAAAATATTTTTCTTTATCGTCTGTTTTAAGCTTCTTGAAATTTTGAAAGTATCTAATGGAATAATTGCACGCGGGTCGGGTGAGTACCAATGTATTTCTCCGTCTCGCGAATCAGCCATAGGAAAGTAACCGGCTGAGTAAGCTGTAAGCAACAATTCAGATGGGATAATATTCTGTTTTAGTTTTTTTATTATCACACTTTTAATTACGATAGTACCATTATTGAATTATCAAAAAGAACCGACGAGAATATACTCTACGATACACCACCGGCAGAAATGAGAAGTTACCACTGCCGGTGGGAAACCGCGTAGAGAGCCGTTGAGCACGATTCTTCCCATTTAATAATGGAGGAGTGTCCGGACTCGCCACACCCTTCAATGTCTTGAGTGAGGTTTTTTCTCATTCTGTCGGCACGCACTCAAGAGAGCTCGTGTCCTTTACTCTTTAAAAACTTGCCGACAGATGAATATAAATAAAGAAACATTAATCACCAAACGAAGTCCCAACCGAGCGAGCGGCAACTATCAGTTGAGCATCGGGTGAAACCAAGCGAAGTTTACCTATGGCATCAACAATCGGAACTGTAACCACATCGCGACGCTGTAAACTAACCATAACTCCGAACTTCCCATCGGAAGCTGCCTGCAAAGCTGTTGCGCCAAAACGAGTTCCGAGAATCCTGTCGTATGGCGTCGGGCTGCCTCCGCGTTGAACGTGTCCTAATACTGTTACACGGGTTTCGAGTCCGGTTTCTTCCATAATTTTTTGCCCAACCAATTCACCTACACCCCCTAATCGCACAGGGTCGGTTCGTTTTTTATCCATTTCTTTTACTACAACTTCACCGCCGCAAGGTTTGGCACCTTCGGCAACACAAATGATACTGAACTTTGCACCTTTGCTTCGTTGTAAAACTGATTGATAAATCTTTTCCCAATGAAATGGAATTTCCGGTATTAAAATTATATCAGCCCCGCCAGCAACACCCGAACCGAGTGCAATCCAACCGGCATATCTTCCCATAGTTTCTACGACCATAACTCTATGATGTGATGACGCGGTAGTCTGCAAACGATCGACGGCTTCGGTGGCAACAGCTCGTGCGGAATCGTGGCCGAATGTAATATCGGTTGCATCTAAATCGTTATCAATAGTTTTTGGAATGCCGATAATATTCATTCCCATTTGGCTGAACTTGTTGGAAATGTGCATAGTTCCATCGCCGCCGATAGCGAACAAAACATCAAGTTTCCAGTTCCGGTAGTTTTCGAGGGCTTGCTCTGATGCGTCGATAATTCGGACCCCAGTTGGTCCTTCGACCGGATATTGAAAAGGGTTACCTTTATTAGAAGTGCCGAGTATGGTTCCACCGACGTTAATAATTCCTGTAACGTCAGACGGACTTAGTTCACGCATTCTGCCTTCAACGAGTCCTTCAAAACCATCGAGGATTCCAACTACTTTTACGTTGAAGAAATTCATAGCCGGTTTCGCAATGCTTCGTATAACCGCATTTAATCCCGGGCAATCGCCGCCGCCTGTTAATATACCGATTCTTTTTATTTGCATATTATCCTATGTTGTTATTGTTTAATAGCGCCAAAGTGCGCCAATGCCTTGTTTATTAAAAATATCTGATACTTTGTCTGATACTATGTTTAAGGGTGTTTTATATTTGCGCAATAGTGGTGGAATTAAAGTTTTCATTGAACCTACACGCAATTTTTTTGAGTTACACTGTAAGCATTCTTTGGCATCTTTCGTCATCACATAACCGCAGTCGTGGCACTCTACTAATATTTTATCCGAACCGTTTGTTATTGCTACAGTATTTGAACGGCCTTCTTGAATTAATTTAAGAACTTTTTTAATTCCTAAACTTGCAGAAGTATTTGTTGCTGATCTTTCTATAATTTCATCGATTAATTTTTGTTCCTTGGTACGTTCAAAGTTTTGAAAAATCTGTTGAGCCGCTGAGATAATATCTTTGATGGAAGATTCGCGGGCTAACGGAATTTTTCCAATAACGGTAACTTCGTTCGTATTGAGGCATTTTTGAAACATATCGGTTTGCGAATCCAATCCGGTTAAAACAACCTCGTTTACGTGGAACTGCTTTTTCATCGCTTCGATGGATGAAGTGCAGTGCTTCCAGAATTTTTGAACTTCTTCCGTTATGTGGCGTTCTACAATTTCTTTAGTATCACCGCCACGCAAACCGGGAATAGCTTTTTCGCGCATAATATTTTCCGGCGGCAGGTGCTTACTCTGCCAGGCGAGTGTATCCGACGAGATAGTTTCTTCCCATTCTTTAATTACTTCATTAAAACCAATTATGTAGTAGTGAATTTTTTCGGATGCTACTTTGATAATACCGTAATTCCGGTACTCTTCTAATATCCAGTCGAGTTGTCCGATGCTTGGTTTTCCCCACCACACTTCGTTGGTAACGTTAATTTGTGGATGAGTTGCTTCGAAAAAATCTATTCCCGAAAAAAGAATAAGCGATTTACCATCCGAGATGCGATATTCTGCTTCCTCTAAAATATTTGAATGAATTTTTTCAAACTCTTTTAGTTGACTCTGAGATAAATCGTTACGTATAGATTTTAATGAATCTTTTAACCATATCTGTGCTGCCGCTCTATTCCTTCCTATTACTGTCGGATCAGTCTCAAGATAAACACTCATAACTTTATCTGAATTTACCGACATCATTTTATCAAACAGGGATCGTAATTTTAACATAGTCAAATCTCCTCGCTTAATTGTTTGTTAATTTATGTTTAACTGCGTTATTTTCATTTTTTACATTTTCTTCCATAGCATCAGCATTTCTTTGCCGAGCCTGGGTTTTACAGAGGATTTTGGAATTTCAGAATAAATTAGTTTAAATGTTTTAGATAAATGTGATTCAATTTCTTTAATATCGACGGCAAATGGTGGACCGCCGTCTCGATTATCAATAGGAAAGAAAAGCCCGATAAATATTCCACCGGGTTTCAGCATCCGTTGAATATTATCGAGAAATTCTATCCGTCGTTCAGTGTCGATGGCGCAGTAGGTAACATACTCTAATACATAATCGAACTTGTGTAATAATTTCCCGGGTAATTCAAAAACATTTGCTTCGATTGTTTCGACATGTATCTTTTCTCTTTTTGCGAGCCTTCTGGTTTCCCGTATTGCACTCGCTGAAAAATCAATGGCAGTTACAAGATAATTTTGTTTTGCAAACAGTATTGCATCATGCCCTTTGCCGCATCCGACAACTACAATTTTTCCCGAATTTTCTAATTTGCCGGATTTGAGTAATTCTTCAAATACCGGTGTTGGAGTTCCTAAATTCCAATCGTCGGTTCTATGTTTATAGCGATATTCCCAATATTCAGGGCTGCTAACGTCAGTAATTATTTTAATCATTAATGGAGTTTTTGTTCTGTTTCCGACAAATCATTTCAAAACTGCAATACTCACAAGCTTTCTGCATCTTCTCTTGTGTAGTAATTGGAAATTCACCTTTAGCGATTGAGCCAACATATTCGTTCACATACGTTATTGATTTTCCGATTATCCGACGAAGCTCAGTTTCGTTTTCCAATACGGCTGCTTGTTTCCGTGTATGTATGAATGCTCTATTTTTTAGCTCTGAATTTGCGAGAGCCACTTTTTCTGTGATAGGAATTTTCAAACTGTAATAAGTAGCTGCCGCCGGTTTCAATTGTTTATTTTGTTCAGATAAAATTTTTTCTACTGCAAATAAATAAATTGGTAACTGTAAAGCAAGTCCCGATTCGATATCGACAAAATCATCGAACTTGCTTCCGGTTTTGTAATCTACAACTGAGAAGAATTCGTTGCCAACTTCAACCCGGTCGATTTTACCCCGAACCTTAATATTACCCACCATTACAGGTTCTTTTATGGATAATTCGGGGTCGGTAAGTTTTGCACTGCCAACCCGGCTGCCAAATGCTACTTCAAAATACGCAGGTACAACATCGAGTTTCCGGTTTTTTTCTGCTTCAAGAAATTCTTGAATTATGCCTTTGCGGCTGCCCTGTCCTAATATCAATTCTTTTTCAAAAAAGTATAACAAGTCGGACGATTCGAGCGAGTCCAATTTCGTCCGTGTTAAATCTATCAGGTTAGTTACAGCTTCGGCGAATTCTTCCTCGTCGCATTCAAAAAGAGGGGGCGACTTCTGTTTACGGCGGTCAACATAAAATTGGAATAAAACTTCGTGCAAAATGCTCCCTTTCTCGATTGGAGTAATTCCTTCTTCCAATTCTTCTAATACATTGAGTCGTAAAATATTATCGGCAAAATATTTAAACGGACATTTAGCATACTTTTCGAGTTGAGTAATCGAGTAAGTTTTATCGAGTGTTTTTTCTAAAAATTTCTGAGACGAATTAGATAAAGCGGCGTAAATTTTTCCGTTGTATTCTAACATCTGGTCAGACATCGATCTGCTATTTTCGATTTCGATTGCTTTAAAAATAAACTCGATATGGCGAAGCATCCTTTCATCCAACTGCTGATTGTTTTTGTATGTAGGATTGATTCCTTTATTACTTCCGATTCGTTGAAGAAGTTCTTCTTCCGTATAAACTGCATCAGACATTTTGTCGGGCAGGGCATTCTGCCAATCCCGACAATTAAGAATTTTCAATAAAGAATTAATAAAGGGCGACCGGACTAATTCATTATCATCATCTTTTTTGGGATATGTGATGAAAAGATTTTCAGAAAAATTTGTGATGCATTGGTAAAATAAATATCTCTTTTCGGTGAGATGGTATAGTTCTTTTTTCTTCTGCCGGCTGCTGCTGTAAAATATTTCGGGTGAATATGGTGGAGGGAATTCGCCGTCAACTAATCCGCTGGCAAACATTATGTCAAATTCTAATCCTCGTGTTTCTTCGAACGATGTTATATAAATTCCGTAACCGTATTTTTGGCGGATGTTATAACGCGTTTGTGATACTGCCGCTTTTAATTGCTCGATATAAAATTTTAAGGACTGTGCCTCTTTTTCTTTCGCCTGAAAAGTCAATAAATCTATTAAGTCATCCAATAATTGTAAAAACTTTTGATATGCGCGTGTATCTTTTTCGAGCAGTTCAGAATTACCGTCTGGAAAATTTAATATATTTTCTGGCACTCGGAGCCGATTTAGAAGTTCGATCAGGGCGTTGCGGAATTCAAAGGGAGTTAATTGGGTTTCAAATGGTTGTAAAAAACTTTCAAGCAACAATATATCGTTAAGTGCTTTTTGCAAACTATCGAGTTCGTTTTTTAAATGATGAATTTCGATTTCATCATCCTTTGTACTCAAATCCCTTTGAATTTGATTTATACGATTGGAAGTACGCGTTTTCCAAAAGTTCTTGCCAGCAGTAATTTTCAAAGCAACCGAAACCGCATAAAGGTTCCCGACATCAATTGTCGATTGTCCGTCAGTGAAAGTAAAAAACGAACTTGATAACGCCCGCATAATATCGCGTTGACGGAAATTGTTTCGGCAAATGTTTAAAAGTGAAATAATTGAAACAGCAACGGCTGATTCGTCGAGGGCGAAACGATCTGTAATATTTGCCGGAATACCGTATCGGGGGAAAATCTCGTGAAATAACTTTGTATAAATTTGCGGTTGATACATTGCAACGCAAATTTTGCTTAAGTCGCGCTCGGGTTCGTTATGCAGTAAGTTTTTGATTACCTTTGCGATAGCTTCCACTTCCTCTTCACGGTTACGTGAGGAGATTAATGTAACTTTTTCGGATAAATCAAGTTTTGATACCGAGTCGTCAGTTCGAAATAAATGTTGTGTAACGTGTTGTTTGAACGATGGTCTTGATTCCGGTTGGTCGGAATGATATTCAAACCCGATTCTTAAAAATTTTTCAAAGTTTTCTTTCAGATGGCCGAACA from Bacteroidota bacterium encodes:
- a CDS encoding methyltransferase domain-containing protein yields the protein MIKIITDVSSPEYWEYRYKHRTDDWNLGTPTPVFEELLKSGKLENSGKIVVVGCGKGHDAILFAKQNYLVTAIDFSASAIRETRRLAKREKIHVETIEANVFELPGKLLHKFDYVLEYVTYCAIDTERRIEFLDNIQRMLKPGGIFIGLFFPIDNRDGGPPFAVDIKEIESHLSKTFKLIYSEIPKSSVKPRLGKEMLMLWKKM
- the aat gene encoding leucyl/phenylalanyl-tRNA--protein transferase; the protein is MIPSELLLTAYSAGYFPMADSRDGEIHWYSPDPRAIIPLDTFKISRSLKQTIKKNIFEIRIDHAFEDVIRSCAKRDETWISEEIVQSYLELHRLGYAHSIESWHNKKLVGGLYGVALGGAFFGESMFSLMKDASKVALVALVETLKERGFKLLDTQYTTPHLKNFGVVEISRQEYLKKLKTVTLGQFQKFKYKFSVIDFIV
- a CDS encoding ATP-dependent 6-phosphofructokinase, coding for MQIKRIGILTGGGDCPGLNAVIRSIAKPAMNFFNVKVVGILDGFEGLVEGRMRELSPSDVTGIINVGGTILGTSNKGNPFQYPVEGPTGVRIIDASEQALENYRNWKLDVLFAIGGDGTMHISNKFSQMGMNIIGIPKTIDNDLDATDITFGHDSARAVATEAVDRLQTTASSHHRVMVVETMGRYAGWIALGSGVAGGADIILIPEIPFHWEKIYQSVLQRSKGAKFSIICVAEGAKPCGGEVVVKEMDKKRTDPVRLGGVGELVGQKIMEETGLETRVTVLGHVQRGGSPTPYDRILGTRFGATALQAASDGKFGVMVSLQRRDVVTVPIVDAIGKLRLVSPDAQLIVAARSVGTSFGD
- a CDS encoding VLRF1 family aeRF1-type release factor, which codes for MLKLRSLFDKMMSVNSDKVMSVYLETDPTVIGRNRAAAQIWLKDSLKSIRNDLSQSQLKEFEKIHSNILEEAEYRISDGKSLILFSGIDFFEATHPQINVTNEVWWGKPSIGQLDWILEEYRNYGIIKVASEKIHYYIIGFNEVIKEWEETISSDTLAWQSKHLPPENIMREKAIPGLRGGDTKEIVERHITEEVQKFWKHCTSSIEAMKKQFHVNEVVLTGLDSQTDMFQKCLNTNEVTVIGKIPLARESSIKDIISAAQQIFQNFERTKEQKLIDEIIERSATNTSASLGIKKVLKLIQEGRSNTVAITNGSDKILVECHDCGYVMTKDAKECLQCNSKKLRVGSMKTLIPPLLRKYKTPLNIVSDKVSDIFNKQGIGALWRY
- a CDS encoding exodeoxyribonuclease V subunit gamma; translation: MPVILYKNFSLVSDIQAEIKRRITISQADTFIFIVPTRRKGRELQREFLKLAPNNTASAFNIFTLENFAAELHNIFCSPKKFLTATTQAVIFENAIRNKANELLYFLPQGIKYSIPKGTFEKINNVINFLKEAGIYPTSLYEELESAQSDEKLKLKDLLTIYEEYESILGDQFIDVGGIFKELNNTLTVLPPLDNFWNKFKNTELILISGFDEFSDPEITMLDAVSKFKANNHNNQLGLVISFDYYLNNDELFGHLKENFEKFLRIGFEYHSDQPESRPSFKQHVTQHLFRTDDSVSKLDLSEKVTLISSRNREEEVEAIAKVIKNLLHNEPERDLSKICVAMYQPQIYTKLFHEIFPRYGIPANITDRFALDESAVAVSIISLLNICRNNFRQRDIMRALSSSFFTFTDGQSTIDVGNLYAVSVALKITAGKNFWKTRTSNRINQIQRDLSTKDDEIEIHHLKNELDSLQKALNDILLLESFLQPFETQLTPFEFRNALIELLNRLRVPENILNFPDGNSELLEKDTRAYQKFLQLLDDLIDLLTFQAKEKEAQSLKFYIEQLKAAVSQTRYNIRQKYGYGIYITSFEETRGLEFDIMFASGLVDGEFPPPYSPEIFYSSSRQKKKELYHLTEKRYLFYQCITNFSENLFITYPKKDDDNELVRSPFINSLLKILNCRDWQNALPDKMSDAVYTEEELLQRIGSNKGINPTYKNNQQLDERMLRHIEFIFKAIEIENSRSMSDQMLEYNGKIYAALSNSSQKFLEKTLDKTYSITQLEKYAKCPFKYFADNILRLNVLEELEEGITPIEKGSILHEVLFQFYVDRRKQKSPPLFECDEEEFAEAVTNLIDLTRTKLDSLESSDLLYFFEKELILGQGSRKGIIQEFLEAEKNRKLDVVPAYFEVAFGSRVGSAKLTDPELSIKEPVMVGNIKVRGKIDRVEVGNEFFSVVDYKTGSKFDDFVDIESGLALQLPIYLFAVEKILSEQNKQLKPAAATYYSLKIPITEKVALANSELKNRAFIHTRKQAAVLENETELRRIIGKSITYVNEYVGSIAKGEFPITTQEKMQKACEYCSFEMICRKQNKNSIND